The nucleotide window cgggaaaaaatgttttttttttctgacaTGTTCAGGTGGTTTGTCGGAAAAGGGTTTTTTCCCGGCGGCGTGTGCACGCGGTTTGGCTAGTCGTTTTTCTAACCCCCGTGCGCCGCCACCTGCGCAGCTTGtttgttttaatttgcttTGTTAACCTGCTTAGACGCTTTGTTATGCGTGTTTCCCCTCTTTGCGTCTTTTCCCACGTCTCTACTTTGCGCGTTTTCCCACGTCTCTACTTTGCGCGTTTTCCCACGTCTCTACTTTGCGCGTTTTCCCACGTCTCTACTTTGCGCGTTTTCCCACGTCTCTACTTTGCGCGTTTTTCCACGTCTCTACTTTGCGCGTTTCCCACGTCTCTACTTTGCGCGTTTCCCACGTCTCTACTTTGCGCGTTTCCCACGTCTCTACTTTGCGCGTTTTCCCACGTCTCTACTTTGCGCGTTTCCCGCTTCTCTACATTGCGCGTTTCCCACTTCTCTACATTGCGCGTTTCCCACTTCTCTACATTACGCCTTTtcccacttcttcaccatgCTGCCCCCGACAAAGTGACACCCCGCCCGACGGCAGCCACGCAGCATTCTTCTCCCCCAGGCACACGCGTACGtgcgcatgtatgtacatgcggTACCTGTGGCAGCACCCATCAGATAATTGCACATGCGTTTTTCCCTCCATGccatttgttccctttttttttttttaaagaatttgttcaaataacttttttaaaattactaAGATAAGCACCATGTGTTTGTAAGCATGAGGTGTAGACGCTCCCACGCTGCGCCTGCCACGGGGTTGGCGTGCAGTCTGCATACAGGTGTATGCCCCATATGGACAGGTAGGAGAAGCGGAGAAATGTGCCCAGTGAAACTGGGGGCgaattgtcatttttttttttaacaacccCACGAGTTCTCCCCCAAACTGCAATGTCGATTctgtacgtttttttttttttttttttttttttttttttggagaggGAGGGAAGAAGTGCACACATGCTGCTGTACGCCTAGATGCGCACAATTGGCAGTTGTTGCAGTCACTCGTGAGGACGGGCTTCCTCCATTATTGGGGCACCCAATCGGTGAAATGGCCCCTTGCCAGGCTGGCACCTTTTCCCATTCCGTAGGCCACGGCACCCCGCATTTTCTACCCCCGTTGCGGTTCGACGTCGACCGGCGAGCTGAGCTCTGCACGTTAGCACTCTCCCTCGCCCGTTCCGTTCCTTCGCCCattcgttcctttttttctgctccccttttgcttctccccctttgcttctccctttttatgtttcttcCCACCGATGGGGGCATGCGAAGGTCCTTTCAAGGAAGTGCCGCAAAATCTGATACACataggagagaaaaaaaaaaaaaaaaaagattcccccatttgggcatCCGTTGGGGGAGGGCAGCATCTGACGAAGCCACAGAAGGGACACCCAAGCATGTGCCTACGCAGGTGGATGTGACCATGCCCTTACCACACTTTCTCGAAAGGAACAACGTCCCCTGTATATCAAATCGGTAGCCCTGCGAAAGAGCGGTCGCCTGTGCATCTCCTTCTCCCTTCACCCACCAACCCAAGTTAACCAAAATGGTAACATCGCTTATGCTATGCTGCTCTCGAGCGTCATTTGTAACAAGCGGGCTGTTATTAGGGGATGGCCCGTCCCTCCCGAAGCATCACCACACTGTTAGTGGTGCATGTCTTTGGTTAATCAGAAGAGAGAAGGGGAGAAATTACTCTGAAtggtttttttcctccctgtgCATCATCCTGTTGTTGTGGGAAGGCTGGTTGTCCGCGTGTTAACTCTCCTTTGCGTGCACCCGAAGAGATTACCTCCAATGCGTGTGGTccctttcttccccctcctctccCCTTGCAGCTACAAGAAAACCTAATCGCAGAACGGACACTGAAAGATGGGAAGGATATCTTCGTATTTAATAACTATGCCATTTGGCTAGTCAAGCTATCGCACCTGTGCatctccctcttcttcctcagtgttaaaaatatctttCACCTTTCACCCAACTGGGTATTTCTGGTGAGTGTGCTTTTGGAGCTACACAGAGGAGTGAGCTGCTCTCCACACATCTGAGAGACAAACGAAAGTGTGGAGATGAGACCGGGGTGCTTACACACAtgtgttttcctttcccctgcgcagattttcttcttcgggttttttatcatttgttttttcttttgcatgAGTTGGTAAGGATACACATGTGGGAGGGGGGGTCTTCCTCTTGGGGGGATTTACActccttttgggggggatgCCTATCGTCACCACTTCGTcgttgcttctccccacgTGAGAcagtttcccccccacacgtACTCCCACTTCGCAGGTACAGCTGTTTCCGCTTCATTAGGAGAGTAACAAACGAGGAGCTAATCGGTATAGAGGAGGaaattttgctttctccCGCTTGTGTGTTgtccctttttcatttcgggGAACGCCTCCTCTCTCTGTGGCCAGTCGCTACACTCGTGTAATGGCGAGGCGTCCACTCGGCTGCTCACCCTCCTACCGTCGTCCCCACTGCAGATGAAGAACTGAACCCCTCCGTGCTGAACGAAATAATTCCTCAGTAAGACGCCGCCGCTTGCTGTGCCCGAGCGGAAAGATGCGGCAACCCCGTATTGTTCCCCACGTTGCGTCATGCAGCCCCACGTTGCGCCAAGATGCTCCGCGTcgcttcttctttccccACGTTaaccttttccttccccatgCGGTCGCAGGATTTTCTTCTCCGTGAGCTCCTTTTTGCTGATAAGCGTAAGGCGAACTGGGATGAGGTGGAGATGCGGAAGAGTCGCTTCAGTCCGTTTCGCGTCTTCCCCATCGCCCCCCTCCAACCGCatacttcccttttttcttttttttttcacttggcAGCTTCTTTACCTGGGGCACCTGCTAGTCTACCTGAACGTGCAGAACGACGTCATTTCGGTAAGTGCACCCGGGGAGGAGTTAAACATTTTGCAGTACCAcacttcaccattttttttttttttttttttttttttttttcccctcccgtGAGACAACACTGTGGAAGTCCTCCATTTCGATCACCACTGCTCTCTCCTTCTGTGTAGGTCCCCGTAGAATCCCAAatcattttcgttttctttttcttctgctgCGTGTTGTACGGGGCCCTCTTCGAGTACGACAATTCGGTGGTAAGGCGGAAGAGCCAATGAGTGAGGTGGAGAGCGGCGAGAAGGCGAGCGGTGAGCGGCGTGTGGCGACGCGAGTTGATCTGCTGGAGCGCGCCACGGCGTCCTACACTGTGGACCTTCGCGCCCAATTTGCCCCCACTTTGTTTgtctttttcccccattggTTTTCCTTCTCCCTGCAGggcgtcttcctcctcgggGCCAACGGAATAGCCACTCTGGCGCTTTCCTTCTACCAGGTATGACTGCCATGCAGAGAGATAGAGCGTGGGGAGCACCTACTGGGCGTTCCCACCGATGGCACATTCGCGCAGATTGCACAGTTATGCCGATCGTGCATTCGCGAGATGGCACCCCCATGCTGATTTTCCCCCATGAACCCCGCAGGAGAGCAACctccttctcccctcccTTTTAAGTGTAAGCTGAGTGTGTGCTCCGGCGCGGTCGCAAAGGGGTGGCCACACTGCCAACAGCGTGGCAACGCCTCTAACAAGGCGGCAATATCTATAAGGTGGAAGCACCTCCAACAACGCGGCAACGCCTCCAACAGCGGCaacccccccgcgcagaccGGACTCTACCTGGCGCACCTGGTTCGAAGGCACAAACAGAACAAGCTGTTCTATCGAGACCGAGAGGGGGGCTTCGAGCAAATGCTCATGTACACGTGCGCGTCAGCTTTTGCTTCGCTCCTACTGAAGGTAAGCGCTCCGCTGGCTGGGCGATGAGTTCGCGGTGATGAGTTCGCTTTGCACGGTGGCCTCTCCAGTCGGCTCATTTCTCCGGCGCGTAGGAAGGCGCGGGGGAGCGAACCCCAGTGGGTCTACCCAACGAAGAGGTTACACACTTTTATGCGGCacctctcattttttttttttttttttttttcctttttccccgtAGAACCTGAGTCTGATTAACTCCCAGCTGCTATCCTTCCTGTTGCTCCTTTCATCCGTAAGGGGAGAGAGTCAATCGAAATTGCAGAGGCCATCATGACCCCTTCATGGAGAACCTGAACGTGCATGTAAATGCCATACCCACTATGCAAAGCTAGCTGCAAAAATGcccgtctttttttttttttttttctttctccttcttttcctgtGAATAGGTCCCCTTTCTCTACGCCGACCTGAGTCTCCAAAGCATCCAACTGACTCACCAATCGGTAATTTTACTCCCACGAAAATGTGTAGGAGtgggaggagggggggggcagccctTCAACGTGTTTACCCATGGGCAGTGGCACCTTCCCTTTCGTGAAGTAGGCCACGCTAGATGCAAAATGAGGTAGTGCCCCTGTATATGCAAcgaactcttttttttttttcccccccccatcACACAGATTGGAAGTCGAATCATGCACACGTATGTATCTTCCTTCCACTCGAGCAAGAAAGCCCCTGGGACGCTGAGTTGAAAGAGGGTCCACATGCACGTATATACCTGTGGAGGCATCATCACTTTTGCTACGCACGCACGAGGTGTTCTTCGCCCGATGCACACAGTCCAGGGGGACAAGTGGTGGCCCTGTGTACCGTCCAACATGAAGTCTGCGGCGTAGCGTTCCCAAATGGTTGCCACGTCCAGTTGCGGAGTGTGCCCCCgggatgtgaaaaaaaaaaaaaaaaaaaaaaaaggcagttGGTGTAGAAATGGCTGTCCCCATGGTGGCCACATCACCATGTAAATGTCGCGTCGCCGCATCACCGCATAAACGCcgctttcctttctttttttttccttttatactCCACCGTTTTGCCATCCCACCGATTTCTTatgagtatttttttttttttttttttttttcttccccgcgGCGTTTACCAGCTGAACATTCCGCCCACTCGGGGGACAAACCAAAGTTAGCCATTTTTCtcgtcactttttttaaaaagggttTTCCACCGTGTGGGATGTAAATCGTAGATGGGTGCCTACGCGCGATCTGCGCAGAggttggccattttttttttttttttgcaacggCATCTGCGAACGTGCTGCTTAGGGATCAcctgagggggggaagctccATTGGGTGGGCGAAGTGACTCCGGGTGTACGAACAGACGTTTGATTTGCTGACGTTGGATTTGCTGACGTTTGATTTGCCACGTTTAATTTGCGGACGTTGGACTTCCTAACTGACGCTGGACCAGTCCGAGGCCGCCCGCCCGTAGCGTGACGTGCCCCCCGCAGCGCAGCCCCGCCACCATGTCCGTGGGCGACAAGCTGAACGAGGCCTTCTGCTGGCTGAAGGAAGAATTCGACGAATTGATGACCGATTTGGAGGTAGACAAAGGGGAGCTAAACGTGAGTGACCTCTGCACGAAGATTAACAACACGTGGAGGAGCATAAACGGAGGAGAGGAGGAGTCCCCCCTGTGTGCAGATAGCCAGGGAGGGGGAAGGGAcaagaaaagaaaggaacGAATTAACCATGAGGAGCTCGTGCCGTGGAGCGATTTGAATTACTCCCTCTTCCATTACGTGggtatttataaaaaggttAGCGAGGCGCTACTGATTGATGATGAGGACTTTTACTTTAACTTTGACGCGGACAATGTTTATGTGAAGCGGAGGTTCTCCCCCAGCTTGGCGTTCCACCCGCTGATTTGCCCCATTGACGCTGCGTATTTTAACTTCCTCTTGTTTTGCATTTCGGGGGGGGCTCCCGATaaggcaaaggggggggaagccaacgggggagaagcaaaatggagagaagtaaaatggggagaagcaaaaggggataCCTCCATCGGGGGTGCTTCCAACTGGGGCACTTCCATCGAGGGTACCTCCAACTGGGGCACCTCCTTCGAAGGTGCTCCCAACTGGGGAAGCACTGCCCCCCCCCACCGGCGGCGAGGCAGCCGCGCGGAAATAACCTACGCCTACAGCGACGACCGCGCGTACAAGGAGAATTTCGTCGTGACGCAGGAGGCCTACGCGGCTTTGAGCGAGGAGTACACGAAGGTGCCCGGCGTGCAGCGGTGCCTGGAGCGCGGGGCGGGCGCGCCCTTCAACTTCGGCCCGCGGGGGGGCGCGGCGGTTGGCACGAGTGGAACGAGTGGCACGATTGGAGGTGGTACAGGCGATACTGGCCATATTGGCGATGCTGGCGGTACGAGTGAAGGTGGCACACCCCCCGATCGCGCCGCTCACACCGCCGCCCCCCTGAACAGGGAGGCGCTGAACCGGACGTACGCCTTCTCCCTGGAGAGCAAGACCTACATGGTGCACCCCGAAATGAACAAGAAGATCAAAATTGTGAACGGAGACATATCTGCCGTGGACTCGGAGGCAGTGGTTCTGTTTGCAAACCACAATTACCGTTTTTCCAAACGGGTATGCGACGACTTGTATTCATGCACGTTAATGAAATTGGATGAAGAAGAGAGAATCGAAATCAAATCGAAGAAGAGCGGAGAGGTCTGTCTAACCAACAGCTACGATGGGATACACAAGTACATCCTCCACGTCATGCTACCAAAATATAATAGCAAATATATCCTGGCGACCCACAACACTATGAATCTATGTGTGCAGGAGATcttatgtgtgtgtgtggagAAACGGGTTCAGTCTGTTTCGATTCCCATCGTCTGCTTTGGCTTGTTCTTTCCCACTAACATCTTCTTGGTGAGTCTGATGAAGAGCCTGCGgtcgctgctgctgctcccccaGTTTTACAATGCCATTCGGTCAATCGTATTCGTTACCAATTCGAATGAGTTATACCTGCTGACTTTGAAGTACGCCTCTGTGTTTTTCCCGCGGTGCCGGGAGGAGATGTTCCTCTCCGCCAACATTGCCATTTTGGGGAACAAGCTGGGGTCCATCGACGTGCGCAACAGGGGCATTCGCATTTTCAAGACGCTCCGGAGGGTCACTCGCGGCGCGTTAGCAGCGGAGTCGTTAGCAGCCGGGTCGTCAGCCGAGTCGTTAGCAGCCGAGTCAGCAGCTTCCTTCGCTTCCTCCGCTGCTTCGTcgtccgccgcttcctccgcttcctcTTCGGTCATCTTCAACGCGGCGGACGAGGAGTTCTTAAGCCTGCGGGCGGAGAGCGAGGGGCACCAGCATCTCTACATGCTGCAGGAGATtaagaaaagggaagagggCGTGCTGGGCAACCTGCAGAGCTGCCTCCGCCTCAGTTGCATctacaatataaaaaaaaaatttgcagaaTTTGAAGAGGATTCTTTCCTATATGAGTACGGGGTTGACGAGCTCGGGAGGAAGACAGTGATCATCAACTTCTTTAAGTTCCCTCGAGTGTATAACTACCACTCGCTCTTTTTGTTTCTGCTGTTTCACTTTAACTCGTTTATGCGCAACCACTTTGTTTTGCTCTTCGTCTTCTCCGAAGGCATCTCCGGCGAAATCACCAACGTCTTGTCTCTCTTTAAGGACCTTTTCCAGCTGGTCTCCGATTTCCTGCACAACCTCAGGGTCGTTTACTTCTTCAATTACTCCCTCGCCTTCAAGCTCTTCATCTGCGTCCTCTACCCCTTCATCCCGGCCGCCATCTACGACAGCATTGTGTATTTGAACGGCGCCCAGGTGGGACAGCAGAGGAGCGGCCGcggagcggtggagaagcagCTTTAACGCAGCTGAGACGTAGCTGATCCGCAGCTGAGACGTAGCTGATCCGCAGCTGAGTTGTGGAGAATCGACTCAGTCAGCCTCgccgccgctccaccgccgctccaccgccgcttcaccaccgcCACAACGAACGTACATTTGCATATCACCTCACCccccgcttcctcccccccccacaaCTGCAGGAACTGTCGAAGCACTTCGACGTTAAGAAGGCCTTGAGACAATGAGGTAGGGAAGACGCCGAGCCGATTCGCCCCGCACATCCCCGTTGCGTCTCCTCCTATTTATGTTTCCATTTCTGTGAGTCTGCCCCTCCTTGCGTATACTTCAACCCGACTGCTACACACatggtgattttttttttcttttttttttcttttttttttgttggtgattcttcccccctgcgcaaCCTACCTCCTCACTTCTTAAACAACGACGTGAATGTTTTTATGAGACCACCTTCCCGTGGCTCCGAGGCATCATGGGCACCTGTGGGGGGGGATGGTCCGCCGTGAGCctgctccttccccttcttcgtCCGCCGCAGGCGCTCGGCCCACTCATCGTCTCCGTACTCGCGTAGAATCAAGCTGCTGTTCGCCAACAGGTTGGACGATCCtaaagagggggagaaaagcaaGTAGTTCGTGTGAGTGTAAGCGGGGTGGGGCACAAGACTTGCGGGGTGTGGGCGTAGCCACACCCACCCACACATCGCTTTGTACAGCGGTGCGCACACCAGGGAACCCTCGCGCGTTACCATAGATGTAGGCAGTCATGTTGAAGAAGTTATTCCGCGAAACGTTGAAGGGCTTGTTCGCAGCCGACGGTGCGGGCGGAGATGCAAACTGAAGCGTAGACTGAAGTGTAGACTGTGCGCTCGACTGTACGCCCGACTGCACGCTCGACTGCACCGCTGCCGGGGAGGCGGGGGGCCGGTCCAAGTACCTAATTTCtgtgtgcttccccctgACGTCTCTCTCCTCGCGACGGACGTGGGAGAGGCTGGAGAAGTGGCCGTCTTTGCATTTGAGGGCGGTGCACTCAACTCGTATTTCCTTCTTCAACATCTTAACCAAAATATTCTTCATCTTTTCACTGTCGGTTTTTTTGCAAGTGACGACTAGGACGCCGactccttcctttttttctgggCGGCAGGTGCTCCCACCACATAGTGaagccgctcccccctgtgCGGCGTGCCTGGTGTGCTGCCCACCGCTCACCACGCAGGTGttcttcacttttgcttGCCCAGCGGGAGCGTCCTCCCCCATGTGTCCCCCCTCCGACACaggctcttcccccccagagGAGTTCCCCCCCAAGTTAGGGTTAAAAATAACGATGGCGctataaatgtaattattcTTTACGCAGCTGTAATCGTCTGCGGAGAGGAACTCAAATCGCTCGTGGAAGATGTGGGGATTCTTAAAGGCTTGGTTTAGCATAACAGATCTGCTTTGCAGGTCCTTcttcacttcttttttttttttaacccacTCCTTGCCGTACACACTTTCTATGTTGAGGATGCCCAGCAGGATGACCTCCCGCTCCTTGTCGCCCCTCCGGTCTCCACCCTCCGGCGTCATTTTCGTCGCGCAGAGGTGTGGCGGTGTGGCGTTGCTGGTCAGGCCGGACGGTTGGCAAAGGGCCTCCCGCTCGGCGCTCTTCGCCGCGAAGGTGCGCGCAGTGAGTTCTCCGGGGGGTTAACCGGTGGAgaacgacaaaaaaaaaaaaaacaaataaaaaataaaaaaaaaagaaaaaaaaaaaaaataacaaataaaaaaaaaaaaataaaataaaaaaaataaccaaacAAAGTGCTAACCACACTGCTCACCAAATCAATGCAAAGTAAACGAAACAGAACAAACGAATGGGCATGAGCGGACGGAACAACTGCGCAGGCGAAGGGGCGAAACAACTGCTCAGACGAACGGGCGGAACAACTGCGCAGACGAATGGGCGGAGCGCCGCCTGGACCATGTCGCACGCGCGGGAGGTGGCACGTGCAAAAGGGAACGACCCCGCTCCCTCGCCCAGTGAGCAATGTGCATGCAGGGGTTAATAACCCCACTTGGAAAACCATAACGGGGAGGGGGGAGTcatattgtttttttccccattgggGAGGGGTAACCCGGACGACCCATCgttgcgggggggaagaagaaaaaatgggaagtaaaaaaagaaaaggcttACGAAGGGGGAACGGACGGGCGGGGAAAAAGCCAAGCAGGTGAGCGAaatgcaaaggggaagggacAAACTAAACTGGGGAACACCAATGGCGCTCTCCCACCTTCGCCGCATAACGGAACAAGCACAtgtaggggaaaaaaaaaaaaaaaaaaaaaaaaatcccgcCGCACGCCGACTCCCCGAACGTTTCCTACTGCAACGCGCCGCAAGGGGCGACTTCGCAAAAAAGTTGAGCAgctggggaggaaaaaaaacgaagtgaagaagtgaagCAGCGgagaggtgaagaagtgaagcAGCGgagaggtgaagaagtgaagaagtggagaaacggagaagtgaagaagtgaagCGCCACCcttttcgccgctt belongs to Plasmodium vivax chromosome 3, whole genome shotgun sequence and includes:
- a CDS encoding hypothetical protein, conserved (encoded by transcript PVX_000575A), with amino-acid sequence MSVGDKLNEAFCWLKEEFDELMTDLEVDKGELNVSDLCTKINNTWRSINGGEEESPLCADSQGGGRDKKRKERINHEELVPWSDLNYSLFHYVGIYKKVSEALLIDDEDFYFNFDADNVYVKRRFSPSLAFHPLICPIDAAYFNFLLFCISGGAPDKAKGGEANGGEAKWREVKWGEAKGDTSIGGASNWGTSIEGTSNWGTSFEGAPNWGSTAPPHRRRGSRAEITYAYSDDRAYKENFVVTQEAYAALSEEYTKVPGVQRCLERGAGAPFNFGPRGGAAVGTSGTSGTIGGGTGDTGHIGDAGGTSEGGTPPDRAAHTAAPLNREALNRTYAFSLESKTYMVHPEMNKKIKIVNGDISAVDSEAVVLFANHNYRFSKRVCDDLYSCTLMKLDEEERIEIKSKKSGEVCLTNSYDGIHKYILHVMLPKYNSKYILATHNTMNLCVQEILCVCVEKRVQSVSIPIVCFGLFFPTNIFLVSLMKSLRSLLLLPQFYNAIRSIVFVTNSNELYLLTLKYASVFFPRCREEMFLSANIAILGNKLGSIDVRNRGIRIFKTLRRVTRGALAAESLAAGSSAESLAAESAASFASSAASSSAASSASSSVIFNAADEEFLSLRAESEGHQHLYMLQEIKKREEGVLGNLQSCLRLSCIYNIKKKFAEFEEDSFLYEYGVDELGRKTVIINFFKFPRVYNYHSLFLFLLFHFNSFMRNHFVLLFVFSEGISGEITNVLSLFKDLFQLVSDFLHNLRVVYFFNYSLAFKLFICVLYPFIPAAIYDSIVYLNGAQELSKHFDVKKALRQ
- a CDS encoding hypothetical protein, conserved (encoded by transcript PVX_000570A), producing MTPEGGDRRGDKEREVILLGILNIESVYGKEWVKKKKEVKKDLQSRSVMLNQAFKNPHIFHERFEFLSADDYSCVKNNYIYSAIVIFNPNLGGNSSGGEEPVSEGGHMGEDAPAGQAKVKNTCVVSGGQHTRHAAQGGAASLCGGSTCRPEKKEGVGVLVVTCKKTDSEKMKNILVKMLKKEIRVECTALKCKDGHFSSLSHVRREERDVRGKHTEIRYLDRPPASPAAVQSSVQSGVQSSAQSTLQSTLQFASPPAPSAANKPFNVSRNNFFNMTAYIYGSSNLLANSSLILREYGDDEWAERLRRTKKGKEQAHGGPSPPTGAHDASEPREGGLIKTFTSLFKK
- a CDS encoding hypothetical protein, conserved (encoded by transcript PVX_000580A); its protein translation is MITSNACGPFLPPPLPLQLQENLIAERTLKDGKDIFVFNNYAIWLVKLSHLCISLFFLSVKNIFHLSPNWVFLIFFFGFFIICFFFCMSWYSCFRFIRRVTNEELIDEELNPSVLNEIIPQIFFSVSSFLLISLLYLGHLLVYLNVQNDVISVPVESQIIFVFFFFCCVLYGALFEYDNSVGVFLLGANGIATLALSFYQTGLYLAHLVRRHKQNKLFYRDREGGFEQMLMYTCASAFASLLLKNLSLINSQLLSFLLLLSSIGSRIMHTYVSSFHSSKKAPGTLS